A genomic segment from Methanosarcinales archaeon encodes:
- a CDS encoding transcriptional regulator: MNNPDKPFSDIDKLIHEPARLKIMAHIYVVESADFLFLMRQTGLTHGNLSAHMSKLEAAGYIEVEKDFVGKKPHTILHLTDQGRAAFKEYSKKMKQLFNDLI; the protein is encoded by the coding sequence ATGAACAATCCAGACAAACCTTTCAGCGATATCGACAAGCTGATCCATGAGCCTGCCCGTCTCAAGATCATGGCCCATATTTATGTGGTGGAGAGTGCTGACTTCCTTTTCCTGATGCGCCAGACCGGGCTGACCCACGGTAACCTTTCAGCCCATATGAGCAAGCTGGAAGCTGCCGGGTATATCGAGGTGGAGAAAGATTTTGTTGGTAAGAAGCCGCATACTATACTCCATCTTACCGATCAAGGACGAGCTGCATTCAAGGAATATAGTAAAAAAATGAAACAGTTATTTAACGACCTGATTTAA